A single Natrinema pellirubrum DSM 15624 DNA region contains:
- a CDS encoding nitrite/sulfite reductase, with translation MNTVEQHKQEKHPLDVVDDVYDYADEELSFEEIEERAGGGEWERLKWAGMYAQKQEGYFMIRTKVPGGKLTPEQAEVIGEVTDDLAVAPEEYGGEEQNELWGDAYLDITTRQDIQKHWIRVEDVPEMWDRYDEVGLTTVQGCGDSARNVLGCPAAGLDDHECFNAQPVIEAVSDFFTENREYANLPRKFKITITGCAHDCAQSQINDVGLVPAKKEIDVSGEAGGSSDSSDGGQQLYGFHARVGGGLSDGPRMGSELDVFIRPEDAVEFCRAVAQTFKELGDRNNRGVCRMRYLVEQMGAEKFEEAVRDRCTIDLPTGGQNLTVGYQSDHVGVHEQKQDGLNYVGFNVIAGRMGGDEFAAAARAAEKYGTEDASVRLATDQNFLITHIPDENVDDLLAEPFAQEYSPDPGAFSRGAVGCTGNEFCNYAIIETKKRTKRWARELDDRIDVPDDIESIRMHMSGCSASCAQPQIADIGFRGETVKLEDEDGDDIVEGMDFGLGGSLGADNEFLDWVESAVPADAVIPALEQLFEAYSADRDDGEEFYEWCRGVDNGQLRSIMQGADAPVARGVAHGD, from the coding sequence ATGAACACGGTCGAGCAGCACAAACAGGAGAAACATCCCCTCGACGTCGTCGACGACGTCTACGACTACGCCGACGAGGAACTCTCCTTCGAGGAGATCGAGGAGCGCGCCGGCGGCGGCGAGTGGGAGCGTCTGAAGTGGGCCGGCATGTACGCCCAGAAGCAGGAGGGCTACTTCATGATCCGGACGAAGGTCCCCGGCGGGAAGCTCACCCCGGAACAGGCCGAGGTCATCGGTGAAGTCACCGACGACCTCGCGGTCGCCCCCGAGGAGTACGGCGGCGAGGAACAGAACGAACTCTGGGGCGACGCGTACCTCGACATCACGACCCGACAGGACATCCAGAAACACTGGATCCGCGTCGAAGACGTCCCCGAGATGTGGGACCGCTACGACGAGGTCGGCCTGACGACGGTCCAAGGCTGCGGCGACTCCGCCCGGAACGTCCTCGGCTGCCCCGCGGCCGGCCTCGACGATCACGAGTGTTTCAACGCACAGCCGGTCATCGAGGCGGTCTCGGACTTCTTCACCGAGAACCGCGAGTACGCCAACCTCCCCCGGAAGTTCAAGATCACGATCACGGGCTGTGCCCACGACTGTGCCCAGTCCCAGATCAACGACGTCGGACTCGTCCCCGCGAAAAAGGAGATCGATGTCTCCGGCGAAGCCGGAGGCTCGTCGGACTCGTCCGACGGTGGCCAGCAGCTCTACGGCTTCCACGCCCGCGTCGGCGGCGGCCTCTCCGACGGCCCGCGAATGGGCTCGGAACTCGACGTCTTCATCCGACCCGAAGATGCCGTCGAGTTCTGCCGCGCCGTCGCTCAGACGTTCAAGGAACTGGGCGACCGGAACAACCGCGGTGTCTGTCGCATGCGGTATCTCGTCGAGCAGATGGGTGCCGAGAAGTTCGAGGAAGCCGTCCGCGACCGCTGTACGATCGACCTGCCAACCGGCGGCCAGAACCTGACCGTCGGCTACCAGAGCGACCACGTCGGCGTCCACGAGCAGAAACAGGACGGGCTCAACTACGTCGGCTTCAACGTGATCGCCGGCCGCATGGGCGGCGACGAGTTCGCCGCAGCGGCCCGCGCCGCCGAGAAGTACGGGACCGAGGACGCCTCCGTCCGCCTCGCGACCGACCAGAACTTCCTCATCACCCACATCCCCGACGAAAACGTCGACGACCTGCTGGCCGAGCCGTTCGCCCAGGAGTACAGCCCCGATCCGGGGGCGTTCTCCCGCGGCGCGGTCGGCTGTACGGGCAACGAGTTCTGTAACTACGCCATCATCGAGACCAAAAAGCGGACCAAGCGCTGGGCCCGCGAACTCGACGACCGCATCGATGTCCCCGACGACATCGAGTCCATCCGGATGCACATGTCCGGCTGCTCGGCCTCCTGTGCCCAACCCCAGATCGCCGACATCGGCTTCCGCGGCGAGACGGTCAAGCTCGAGGACGAGGACGGTGACGACATCGTCGAAGGGATGGACTTCGGCCTCGGCGGTTCGCTCGGTGCCGACAACGAGTTCCTCGACTGGGTCGAGAGCGCCGTCCCCGCCGACGCCGTGATCCCCGCCCTCGAGCAGCTGTTCGAGGCCTACTCCGCGGATCGTGACGACGGCGAGGAGTTCTACGAGTGGTGTCGCGGCGTCGACAACGGGCAGCTGCGGTCAATCATGCAAGGGGCCGACGCGCCGGTCGCACGGGGTGTTGCCCATGGGGACTGA
- the ftsY gene encoding signal recognition particle-docking protein FtsY yields the protein MFDNLKDKLGSFRDDAEEAAEENVEEVDEDDLDAAELEDAEADVDSTDSSDATPSDSADAADAEAVDTTVDAETATPASAAVEPDAAVTAESEPEPTTEAATADAAESAGQEPATDPDLEVDDAGSAPDESVSDEEPAADEDEEATADDEDEDDDGGRTGLGARARSLFSGSSDDAESDADETGSDDEPVDAATPDEAAAETATVDDPAAETAVDEGPVAEDADETPDEADIDEDDATADNGGTGFGAKAKSLVKGKFVIEEEDLEGPLHELEMALLSSDVEMGVAEEILDNIRDELVGETRTFTTSTGEVVEEALHNAIYDVISVGQFDFDERIAEADKPVTIVFTGVNGVGKTTSIAKLSRYFEERGFSTVMANGDTYRAGANEQIQEHADALETKLISHEQGGDPAAVLYDAVEYAEANDVDVVLGDTAGRLHTDEGLMDQLEKIDRVVGPDMTLFVDEAVAGQDAVNRAREFNDAAEIDGAILTKADADSNGGAAISIAHVTGKPILFLGVGQGYDDLEQFDPDEMLDRLLEDEA from the coding sequence ATGTTCGATAACCTGAAGGACAAGCTCGGAAGCTTCCGCGACGACGCCGAAGAAGCCGCCGAGGAGAACGTCGAGGAGGTCGACGAGGACGACCTCGACGCAGCGGAACTCGAGGATGCCGAGGCCGACGTGGACTCGACGGACTCGAGCGACGCGACCCCGTCGGACTCGGCCGATGCAGCGGACGCGGAAGCCGTCGATACTACCGTCGACGCCGAGACGGCGACGCCGGCGTCCGCCGCGGTCGAACCGGACGCGGCGGTCACCGCTGAATCGGAACCGGAGCCGACGACCGAGGCCGCCACTGCGGACGCGGCCGAATCCGCGGGCCAGGAGCCGGCGACCGACCCCGATCTCGAGGTCGACGACGCCGGTTCGGCCCCGGACGAGTCGGTCTCGGACGAGGAGCCGGCTGCCGACGAAGACGAAGAGGCCACGGCGGACGACGAAGACGAAGACGACGACGGCGGCCGGACCGGGCTCGGCGCCAGAGCACGCTCGCTCTTTTCGGGATCGTCCGACGACGCCGAATCCGATGCCGACGAAACCGGTTCCGACGACGAGCCGGTCGACGCCGCGACGCCGGACGAGGCGGCGGCAGAGACGGCGACGGTCGACGACCCGGCCGCCGAAACGGCGGTCGACGAGGGGCCAGTCGCTGAGGACGCCGACGAGACCCCGGATGAGGCCGACATCGACGAGGACGATGCGACCGCCGACAACGGCGGGACCGGCTTCGGTGCGAAGGCAAAGTCCCTCGTCAAGGGGAAGTTCGTCATCGAGGAGGAAGACCTCGAGGGGCCGCTGCACGAACTCGAGATGGCCCTGCTTTCCAGCGACGTCGAGATGGGCGTCGCCGAGGAGATCCTCGACAACATCCGCGACGAACTGGTCGGGGAGACCCGGACCTTCACGACCTCGACCGGCGAGGTCGTCGAGGAGGCGCTGCACAACGCGATCTACGACGTGATCAGCGTCGGTCAGTTCGACTTCGACGAGCGCATCGCCGAGGCCGACAAGCCGGTCACCATCGTCTTCACCGGCGTCAACGGCGTCGGGAAGACGACCTCGATCGCCAAACTGAGCCGCTACTTCGAGGAGCGTGGGTTCTCGACGGTGATGGCCAACGGCGACACCTACCGCGCCGGTGCCAACGAGCAGATCCAGGAACACGCCGACGCGCTCGAGACGAAACTCATCAGTCACGAACAGGGCGGCGACCCCGCTGCGGTGTTGTACGACGCCGTCGAGTACGCCGAGGCCAACGACGTCGACGTCGTGCTGGGCGATACCGCCGGGCGGCTCCACACCGACGAGGGCCTGATGGATCAACTCGAGAAGATCGACCGCGTCGTCGGCCCGGACATGACGCTGTTCGTCGACGAGGCGGTGGCGGGACAGGACGCGGTCAACCGCGCTCGGGAGTTCAACGACGCCGCCGAGATAGACGGTGCGATCCTGACGAAGGCCGACGCCGACTCCAACGGCGGCGCAGCGATTTCGATCGCTCACGTCACCGGGAAGCCGATCCTGTTCCTCGGCGTCGGGCAGGGATACGACGACTTGGAGCAGTTCGATCCAGACGAGATGCTCGACCGACTGCTCGAGGACGAGGCGTAA
- the pfdA gene encoding prefoldin subunit alpha translates to MGQQQLQQLSQELQEIEEQIEGLQANVEALRQEQTEVDEAIEAIETLETGSTVQMPLGGGAYLRTTIENIDEVIVDLGADYAAEFEEGDAVNALENKKDHLDDQIDELNEEIAELETESDELEQQAQQLQQQAMQQQMQGMGQGQPDE, encoded by the coding sequence ATGGGTCAGCAGCAACTCCAGCAGCTGTCCCAGGAGCTTCAGGAGATCGAAGAACAGATCGAAGGTCTGCAGGCGAACGTCGAAGCCCTGCGACAGGAACAGACCGAAGTCGACGAGGCCATCGAAGCGATCGAGACCCTCGAGACCGGCTCGACGGTCCAGATGCCGCTTGGCGGCGGTGCCTACCTGCGAACGACGATCGAAAACATCGACGAAGTCATCGTCGACCTCGGCGCCGACTACGCCGCGGAGTTCGAGGAGGGCGACGCCGTCAACGCCCTCGAGAACAAGAAGGATCACCTCGACGACCAGATCGACGAACTCAACGAGGAGATCGCGGAACTCGAGACCGAGAGCGACGAACTCGAGCAGCAGGCCCAGCAGCTCCAGCAGCAGGCGATGCAACAGCAGATGCAGGGAATGGGCCAGGGCCAGCCCGACGAGTAA
- a CDS encoding DUF7553 family protein: MARDELENAADAIEAAAAAAADDEAQERLEKQAAKFAEYADADRGPDHGQLARHEHILNDIADEEGGDVASKLADALESISAFRETVEGV, encoded by the coding sequence ATGGCTCGAGACGAACTCGAGAACGCGGCCGACGCCATCGAGGCGGCGGCAGCGGCCGCGGCAGACGACGAGGCACAGGAGCGACTCGAGAAGCAGGCGGCGAAGTTCGCGGAGTACGCGGACGCCGACCGCGGGCCGGACCACGGCCAACTCGCCCGCCACGAACACATCTTAAACGACATCGCCGACGAGGAGGGCGGTGACGTCGCGTCGAAGCTCGCGGACGCGCTCGAGTCGATCAGCGCGTTCCGGGAGACGGTCGAAGGCGTATAG
- a CDS encoding Coenzyme F420 hydrogenase/dehydrogenase, beta subunit C-terminal domain, with protein MGTDSEDERSESSKKRAGAAGSEQGEDPENASGETASEKRHASREDEPRLPHVPESDDDDDAVVVPDADSGASRSRENTDHAREGAIAADGGERADAGTEGESCSPNTCTCGEKTATDTDTGSETPPVATDGAGVANVDEMGELGDLEFTEPAEDVSQDVYDDAPDTRVGVPEGVDLDTPEYSIRSRMNDIETPDEKTWFMELDEAVIDEGRCIQCGTCVAACPSDSIGVGDDGLPELVKMCTGCSMCWDFCPRGGMRYERQWKITGGEDNVKGAGDPITEFSAKVEDDWTDGAQDGGVVTGVLSTLLEEGEIDGALVATESEEQEWKAESYLATTTEELIENAGTVYNQTLALGNLDLAQWEHKLPDKDWDDLSLAIVGTPCEIEGIRALQDFEWDYQAQNEGIRAVDYTIALMCTKNFNYHSLMGEQLEEQRGISPSEIGKMDVLDGKMMVYDHDGEMIVEEDIENFHDAALKGCDECADFTGFCSDITVGSVGSSDDYSSVIIRTEQGMDAWELTESKLDYHDLEDKSAVGKLQGWDKKKAFESLERPFDPDAPRFIDYTDHAENYGTALNPHDQGH; from the coding sequence ATGGGGACTGATAGCGAGGACGAACGTAGTGAGTCCTCGAAGAAGCGAGCGGGAGCGGCGGGATCCGAGCAAGGCGAGGATCCCGAGAATGCGAGCGGTGAAACCGCGAGCGAGAAGCGACACGCGAGCCGCGAGGACGAACCCCGCCTCCCCCACGTGCCGGAATCGGACGACGATGACGACGCCGTCGTTGTCCCCGACGCCGACAGCGGTGCGTCCCGGTCCCGGGAGAACACCGACCACGCTCGAGAGGGCGCCATCGCCGCGGACGGCGGCGAGCGAGCCGACGCGGGTACCGAGGGCGAGAGCTGCTCGCCGAACACCTGTACCTGCGGCGAGAAAACGGCTACCGATACTGATACCGGGTCCGAAACGCCGCCCGTCGCCACGGACGGCGCCGGCGTCGCGAACGTCGACGAGATGGGCGAACTCGGCGACCTCGAGTTCACCGAGCCCGCGGAGGACGTCAGTCAGGACGTCTACGACGACGCTCCCGACACGCGCGTCGGGGTTCCCGAGGGCGTCGATCTGGACACGCCGGAGTACTCGATCCGCTCGCGAATGAACGACATCGAGACGCCCGACGAGAAGACCTGGTTCATGGAACTGGACGAGGCGGTCATCGACGAGGGCCGCTGTATCCAGTGTGGGACCTGTGTCGCCGCCTGCCCGTCGGACTCGATCGGCGTCGGCGACGACGGCCTGCCGGAGCTGGTCAAGATGTGTACCGGCTGTTCGATGTGTTGGGACTTCTGTCCCCGCGGCGGCATGCGCTACGAGCGCCAGTGGAAGATCACCGGCGGCGAGGACAACGTCAAGGGCGCGGGCGACCCGATCACGGAGTTCTCCGCGAAGGTCGAGGACGACTGGACCGACGGGGCCCAGGACGGCGGCGTCGTCACCGGCGTCCTCTCGACGCTGCTCGAGGAGGGTGAGATCGACGGCGCGCTCGTCGCGACCGAGAGCGAGGAACAGGAGTGGAAAGCGGAGAGTTACCTCGCGACCACGACCGAGGAACTCATCGAGAACGCTGGCACCGTCTACAACCAGACGCTGGCGCTTGGCAACCTCGACTTGGCGCAGTGGGAACACAAGCTCCCCGACAAGGACTGGGACGACCTCTCACTGGCCATCGTCGGCACGCCCTGTGAGATCGAGGGCATCCGCGCCCTGCAGGACTTCGAGTGGGACTACCAGGCCCAGAACGAGGGTATTCGGGCCGTGGACTACACGATCGCGCTGATGTGTACGAAGAACTTCAACTACCACAGCCTCATGGGCGAGCAGTTGGAGGAGCAACGCGGCATCTCGCCGTCGGAGATCGGCAAGATGGACGTCCTCGACGGCAAGATGATGGTCTACGACCACGACGGCGAGATGATCGTCGAGGAGGACATCGAGAACTTCCACGACGCCGCGCTCAAAGGCTGTGACGAGTGTGCCGACTTCACCGGCTTCTGTTCGGACATCACCGTCGGCTCCGTGGGCTCGAGCGACGACTACTCCAGTGTCATCATCCGGACCGAACAGGGGATGGACGCCTGGGAGCTGACCGAGTCGAAACTCGACTACCACGACTTAGAGGACAAGTCGGCGGTCGGCAAGCTCCAGGGCTGGGACAAGAAGAAGGCCTTCGAGAGCCTCGAGCGGCCCTTCGATCCCGACGCGCCGCGGTTCATCGACTACACCGACCATGCCGAGAACTACGGCACGGCGTTGAACCCCCACGACCAGGGCCACTGA
- a CDS encoding sulfurtransferase, giving the protein MADDYAKDVLVSADWVEDRLDQFQDDDSDLRLVEVDVDTEAYEEEHAPGAIGFNWETQLQDQTQRDILEKEDFEALLGDHGISEDDTVVLYGDNSNWFAAYAYWQFKYYGHDDAKLLDGGREYWLENDYPTTDEEPDFSKTEYDAAGPRESIRAYRDDVEKAIERGVPLVDVRSPEEYSGEVLAPPGLQETAQRGGHIPGAKNISWAAVTNDDGTFKAPDELEDLYAEEDIDGDETTVAYCRIGERSSVAWFALHELLGYEDTVNYDGSWTEWGNLVNAPIEKGN; this is encoded by the coding sequence ATGGCAGACGACTACGCCAAAGACGTACTCGTTTCGGCTGACTGGGTCGAGGACCGACTCGACCAGTTCCAGGACGACGACTCCGACCTCCGACTCGTCGAAGTCGACGTCGACACGGAAGCCTACGAGGAAGAACACGCACCCGGCGCGATCGGGTTCAACTGGGAGACCCAGCTCCAGGACCAGACCCAGCGGGACATCCTCGAGAAGGAAGACTTCGAGGCCCTGCTCGGTGACCACGGCATCAGCGAGGACGACACCGTCGTCCTCTACGGCGACAACTCCAACTGGTTCGCCGCCTACGCCTACTGGCAGTTCAAGTACTACGGCCACGACGACGCGAAACTCCTCGACGGCGGCCGCGAATACTGGCTCGAGAACGACTACCCGACCACCGACGAGGAGCCCGACTTCTCCAAAACCGAGTACGACGCCGCCGGCCCGCGCGAGAGCATCCGCGCCTACCGCGACGACGTCGAGAAGGCAATCGAGCGCGGCGTTCCGCTCGTCGACGTTCGCTCGCCCGAGGAGTACTCCGGCGAGGTCCTCGCGCCCCCGGGACTCCAGGAGACCGCCCAGCGCGGCGGCCACATCCCCGGCGCGAAGAACATCTCGTGGGCTGCCGTGACCAACGACGACGGCACCTTCAAAGCCCCCGACGAACTCGAGGACCTCTACGCCGAGGAAGACATCGATGGCGACGAGACGACCGTCGCCTACTGCCGCATCGGCGAGCGCTCGTCGGTCGCCTGGTTCGCCCTGCACGAACTGCTCGGCTACGAGGACACCGTCAACTACGACGGCTCCTGGACCGAGTGGGGCAACCTCGTCAACGCGCCGATCGAGAAGGGCAACTAA
- the thiE gene encoding thiamine phosphate synthase has protein sequence MNPSNWRTYLVTQASLSDGRSTSEIVRAAIDGGVDAVQLREKETSARSRYELGLELRELTADAGVDLIVNDRVDIAQAIDADGVHVGQSDLPVGVARDLLGPDAVVGCSTSTVAEAREAEREGADYLGVGAVYGTSSKDVADDEDGIGPERIEAIADAVSIPIVGIGGITADNAAPVAEAGAAGVAVISEITAASDPAAATAALAETVETSKGVADGGRGA, from the coding sequence GTGAATCCCTCGAACTGGCGGACCTACCTCGTCACACAGGCGTCGCTCTCAGACGGCCGGTCGACGTCCGAGATCGTCCGCGCGGCCATCGACGGCGGCGTCGACGCCGTCCAACTGCGCGAGAAGGAGACGAGCGCCCGCTCGCGGTACGAACTGGGCCTCGAACTGCGCGAACTCACCGCCGACGCGGGCGTGGATCTGATCGTCAACGACCGGGTCGACATCGCGCAGGCGATCGACGCGGACGGCGTCCACGTCGGCCAGTCCGACCTGCCGGTCGGGGTCGCCCGCGACCTGCTCGGCCCGGACGCCGTCGTCGGCTGCTCGACGTCGACGGTCGCCGAGGCCCGCGAGGCCGAACGCGAGGGCGCGGACTACCTCGGCGTCGGGGCGGTCTACGGCACGTCCTCGAAAGATGTCGCAGACGACGAGGACGGGATCGGGCCGGAGCGAATCGAAGCGATCGCCGACGCCGTCTCGATCCCGATCGTCGGCATCGGCGGTATCACGGCGGACAACGCCGCGCCGGTCGCCGAGGCGGGTGCGGCCGGTGTGGCCGTCATCAGCGAGATCACGGCGGCCTCCGATCCGGCGGCGGCGACCGCGGCGCTTGCCGAAACCGTCGAAACTTCGAAGGGAGTCGCCGACGGAGGTCGAGGCGCATGA
- a CDS encoding GNAT family N-acetyltransferase, whose amino-acid sequence MPSDARIRVATPADAAAARDIYAPFCESTAVTFEETPPTESELADRIASTLERHPWLVCERDGAVVGYAYAGPLRKRRAYEWVVELSVYVADSARGSGVGRGLYESLFAVLERQGIRDAYAVTTVPNPETERFHESMGFKRLVDFPAIGYTQDEWQDVAWWRRPLAEKAESPDRPRPFPVVREDDDWEALVRTGEDALEPSP is encoded by the coding sequence ATGCCTTCCGACGCCCGGATCCGCGTCGCGACGCCGGCCGACGCGGCCGCCGCGCGCGACATCTACGCGCCCTTCTGCGAGTCGACGGCGGTCACCTTCGAAGAGACACCGCCCACCGAGAGCGAACTGGCCGACCGGATCGCGTCCACCCTCGAGCGACACCCGTGGCTCGTCTGCGAACGCGACGGTGCGGTCGTCGGCTACGCCTACGCCGGCCCGCTTCGGAAGCGCCGCGCCTACGAGTGGGTCGTCGAACTGTCGGTCTACGTCGCCGACTCGGCCCGCGGATCGGGCGTCGGCCGCGGACTCTACGAGTCGCTGTTCGCCGTCCTCGAGCGCCAGGGGATCCGCGACGCCTACGCCGTGACGACGGTGCCCAACCCCGAGACGGAGCGGTTTCACGAGTCGATGGGGTTCAAGCGGCTGGTCGACTTCCCGGCGATCGGTTATACCCAGGACGAGTGGCAGGACGTGGCGTGGTGGCGCCGTCCCCTCGCCGAGAAGGCCGAGTCGCCCGACCGGCCGCGGCCGTTTCCCGTGGTCCGCGAGGACGACGATTGGGAGGCGCTCGTCCGGACCGGGGAAGACGCGCTCGAGCCGTCGCCGTAG
- a CDS encoding ASCH domain-containing protein, whose translation MSELDADELLPSERMREQALEGDVTQIHRGQQYADEGDTFAIDDTTFEVTAVRERTLGDLTDEDARAEGMDDLEGYRRMLDHAHENFEWDDDSDVVLHRFERQ comes from the coding sequence ATGAGCGAACTCGATGCCGACGAGTTGTTGCCCAGCGAGCGAATGCGAGAGCAGGCCCTCGAGGGTGATGTCACCCAGATCCACCGGGGCCAGCAGTATGCCGACGAAGGGGACACGTTCGCGATCGACGACACGACCTTCGAGGTGACCGCGGTGCGAGAACGCACGCTCGGTGACCTGACCGACGAGGACGCCCGAGCCGAAGGGATGGACGACCTCGAGGGATACCGACGCATGCTCGATCACGCCCACGAGAACTTCGAGTGGGACGACGACAGCGACGTCGTCTTACATCGGTTCGAACGGCAGTAG
- the rpl18a gene encoding 50S ribosomal protein L18Ae codes for MSQFTVSGRFKNRDGFAEFETTIDAENENVAREYAYTQLGSQHGLKRTEIELEEVSQ; via the coding sequence ATGAGTCAATTTACGGTCAGTGGTCGGTTCAAGAACCGCGACGGGTTCGCGGAGTTCGAGACGACCATCGACGCCGAGAACGAGAACGTCGCTCGCGAATACGCCTACACGCAGCTCGGAAGCCAGCACGGGCTCAAACGTACCGAGATCGAACTCGAGGAGGTATCCCAATAA
- the thiM gene encoding hydroxyethylthiazole kinase, with translation MSVTDIAAADLADAVRTVRETEPLVQHVTNTVTINDVANLTLHWGGLPVMADSFGDAGEMTAAARALVINIGQVPDDRVEAMHEAGRKANDRGVPVVLDPVGLGSTPSREAVTESLLEAVDFAAIKGNYGEISALAGVEANVEGVESIGDYEAIEATAQSVADSTGTVVVASGVEDIVADADGAVRLSAGHEMLGEVVGTGCMLAATVGTFAGALEDPREAAVHGTLAFGIAGERAAAMDYAGPGSYRTNFQDAVYGVTGDDLESADLADRIEPAL, from the coding sequence ATGAGCGTTACCGACATCGCCGCCGCCGACCTCGCCGACGCCGTCCGGACGGTCCGGGAGACCGAGCCACTCGTCCAGCACGTGACCAACACGGTGACGATCAACGACGTCGCGAACCTGACGCTGCACTGGGGCGGGCTGCCGGTGATGGCCGACTCCTTCGGCGACGCCGGCGAGATGACCGCGGCCGCGCGCGCCCTCGTCATCAACATCGGGCAGGTCCCCGACGACCGCGTCGAGGCCATGCACGAGGCCGGTCGGAAGGCCAACGACCGCGGGGTTCCGGTCGTCCTCGACCCCGTCGGCCTCGGCTCGACCCCCTCGCGCGAGGCGGTCACCGAGAGCCTCCTCGAGGCGGTCGACTTCGCCGCGATCAAGGGCAACTACGGCGAGATCAGCGCCCTGGCCGGCGTCGAAGCGAACGTCGAGGGCGTCGAGTCCATCGGCGACTACGAGGCGATCGAGGCAACCGCTCAGTCGGTCGCGGACTCGACCGGCACGGTCGTGGTCGCCTCGGGCGTCGAAGACATCGTCGCCGACGCCGACGGCGCGGTTCGCCTGTCGGCCGGCCACGAGATGCTCGGCGAGGTGGTCGGCACCGGCTGTATGCTCGCCGCGACCGTCGGCACCTTCGCCGGCGCGCTCGAGGATCCCCGCGAGGCTGCCGTCCACGGGACGCTCGCGTTCGGCATCGCCGGCGAGCGTGCGGCCGCGATGGACTACGCCGGCCCGGGCAGTTACCGGACGAACTTCCAGGACGCTGTCTACGGCGTCACCGGCGACGACCTCGAGTCGGCCGACCTCGCGGACCGGATCGAACCGGCGCTGTAG
- a CDS encoding AEC family transporter: MADLLAIFGSAIGPIVAIAAVGYLLATVKEIDPEPLNTAVVYVLAPALVFHSLATTELEVATLVRVTVGIGVFTAAMWAVAELAGRAVGEREPALSGLVLVAIFTNSGNLGIPVSDFAFGAVGRQTAVLFLSVQSVLMYTVGVYVASRSSGSAGLEGVRRVFYIPLVYAVAAALGARALGLVPPADTAAMETLGLVGDASIPLMLLILGIQLARADTASAVSRAWPATALKTVVAPLVGLGVALLIGFENPTVARVFVLETAMPAAVTPLVLVIEFADGARTEGILVSEYVSTCVLLTTLLSVPILTALIALLQSGVVI; the protein is encoded by the coding sequence ATGGCCGACCTGCTCGCTATCTTCGGCTCGGCGATCGGGCCGATCGTCGCCATCGCGGCAGTGGGCTACCTGCTGGCGACCGTCAAGGAGATCGATCCCGAGCCGCTGAACACCGCCGTCGTCTACGTCCTCGCGCCCGCGCTGGTCTTTCACAGCCTCGCGACCACCGAACTCGAGGTGGCGACGCTGGTACGGGTAACGGTCGGAATCGGCGTCTTCACGGCCGCGATGTGGGCGGTCGCGGAACTGGCCGGCCGCGCCGTCGGCGAACGGGAACCGGCCCTGAGCGGGCTGGTACTGGTCGCGATCTTCACCAACTCCGGCAACCTCGGGATTCCGGTCTCGGACTTCGCGTTCGGCGCGGTCGGCCGCCAGACGGCCGTCCTCTTCCTCTCGGTCCAGTCCGTGCTGATGTACACCGTCGGCGTCTACGTCGCCTCCCGGAGCAGCGGCTCCGCCGGCCTCGAGGGCGTCCGCCGGGTGTTTTACATCCCGCTGGTGTACGCCGTCGCCGCCGCGCTGGGTGCGCGGGCGCTGGGTCTCGTTCCGCCCGCCGACACCGCGGCGATGGAGACCCTGGGACTCGTCGGTGACGCCTCGATCCCGCTCATGTTGCTCATCCTCGGGATCCAACTCGCACGGGCCGATACTGCCTCAGCGGTCTCCCGGGCCTGGCCGGCGACCGCGCTCAAGACGGTCGTCGCGCCGCTGGTCGGACTCGGCGTCGCCTTGCTGATCGGCTTCGAGAACCCGACCGTCGCGCGCGTGTTCGTCCTCGAGACGGCCATGCCCGCCGCGGTGACGCCGCTGGTGTTGGTCATCGAGTTCGCGGACGGCGCGCGGACGGAGGGTATCCTCGTCTCGGAGTACGTCTCGACCTGCGTCCTCCTGACGACGCTGCTGTCGGTGCCGATACTGACCGCCCTGATCGCACTCTTACAGTCCGGCGTCGTGATCTGA